From Camelina sativa cultivar DH55 chromosome 20, Cs, whole genome shotgun sequence, the proteins below share one genomic window:
- the LOC104770115 gene encoding nucleolar MIF4G domain-containing protein 1-like isoform X2 translates to MGGTRHEKRKEARLQKNQKKHESWLQRQKSQKDKQVSSSVQKTGDVIKSEDFHQTSDSDTEYLESSRPRGNKDDGKSFLDKKEEIRIKKEKKMQKFQRMKDLNRPKKKTKFEEFLEMDTPTVISRDQDAELERRLAKKLKVKKGKLRGLDDGMNDLFEGLPSVFDSMGSELGDSRKKRKKKRSEEEQDLEIDDMQENEDFLEHEGSDFSDEESEEEPQRKRDRKRRKKKKSVDEELENEPMEITDNGESETITPSSLDNVEPSLHEYKPESSSKYVAPHLRSQAKSESEEHTKMRTRIKGLLNKMAESNVETITAELASIYRTAARSVSSQIFCEEVLTMYARGNEQYSVFASFIAGMACLVGMDFSAKLIASLAKSFEDEYQKEDSLTLNGISLLLSYLCILGVCSSDLIYDFLMTLGKRLTKVDASIITTVLDCCGMKIRSDDPLAMKTFIISIQSKANEMKTSSEGQTQMKNMLMEKMLETISAIKNNKLRTKEDSVQNMRVKKWLQKLRVEEVLLRGLTWSKLLDPEKLGQWWLSGDLVVNTNTVEDVAQTMDAEVVEAQKMLKLADAQRMNTDSRKAIFCVIMSSEDYIDAFEKLLRLDLPGKQDREIMRVLVECCLQEKIFNKYYTVLASKLCEHDKNHKFTLQYCIWDHFKELESMSLQRSMNLAKFVTEIIVSFNLSLAVLKSVDLANPVELTPKRIMHFRMLFEAIFEQPENLVWNLFTRIALNPDYEALRDGIKFFVKEYVVKNNKAISGKFRKAKEALNNSEGLLM, encoded by the exons ATGG GGGGCACACGTCATGAAAAGCGTAAAGAGGCTCGTTTGCAGAAGAACCAGAAAAAACATGAATCTTGGCTTCAGCGTCAG AAGTCGCAAAAGGATAAGCAAGTATCATCATCAGTTCAGAAGACTGGTGACGTGATCAAGTCTGAAGATTTTCACCAGACAAGTGATAGTGATACTGAATATTTGGAATCAAGCAGGCCTAGAGGAAACAAAGATGATGGAAAGTCTTTTTTagataagaaagaagagattagaatcaaaaaggagaagaagatgcaaaaatTTCAGAGGATGAAAGATCTGAATagaccaaagaagaagacgaaattTGAAGAGTTTCTTGAAATGGATACACCAACTGTGATATCTCGTGACCAGGATGCTGAACTTGAGAGGAGGCTCGCAAAGAAGCTCAAGGTAAAGAAAGGAAAGCTTAGGGGCTTGGATGATGGGATGAATGATTTGTTCGAAGGGCTTCCATCTGTATTTGATTCTATGGGATCTGAACTTGGTGATTCTCGTAAGAAACGTAAGAAAAAGAGGTCCGAAGAAGAACAGGACCTTGAGATTGATGATATGcaagaaaatgaagattttTTGGAGCATGAAGGATCTGATTTTTCTGATGAGGAAAGCGAAGAAGAGCCTCAAAGAAAAAGAGACCGTAAAcgacgtaagaagaagaagtcagtGGATGAAGAATTAGAAAATGAACCGATGGAAATCACAGATAATGGTGAGTCAGAGACTATTACACCGTCAAGCTTGGACAACGTGGAACCTTCTTTGCATGAGTATAAGCCAGAGAGCAGCAGCAAGTATGTTGCTCCTCATTTGAGATCTCAGGCCAAAAGCGAATCTGAAGAACACACTAAAATGCGTACACGGATAAAAG GTCTTCTTAATAAGATGGCTGAATCCAATGTGGAAACAATAACAGCAGAACTTGCCTCAATCTATCGT ACTGCTGCGAGAAGTGTGTCCTCTCAGATTTTCTGTGAAGAGGTTTTGACAATGTATGCCAGAGGCAATGAACA GTACTCtgtatttgcttcttttatAGCTGGCATGGCGTGTCTAGTTGGAATGGATTTTAGTGCAAAGCTTATTGCATCACTAGCTAAATCTTTCGAG gaTGAATATCAGAAAGAAGACAGTCTCACTTTAAATGGaatttctcttttgctttcttatcTTTGCATATTGGGAGTCTGCTCCAG TGATCTTATCTATGATTTCTTAATGACATTGGGGAAACGACTGACTAAAGTTGATGCTTCCATTATCACAACTGTTTTAGATT GCTGTGGAATGAAAATAAGAAGTGATGATCCTCTTGCTATGAAAACATTTATCATCAGCATCCAGAGCAAGGCAAATGAAATGAAAACCTCCTCAGAAGGCCAGACACAAATGAAAAACATGTTG ATGGAAAAGATGCTTGAAACCATTTCTGCAATAAAGAACAACAAGCTGAGAACCAAAGAGGATTCCGTCCAGAACATGAGGGTAAAGAAGTGGCTTCAGAAG TTGAGAGTGGAGGAAGTATTATTAAGAGGTCTAACATGGAGCAAGCTGCTTGACCCTGAGAAGTTGGGTCAGTGGTGGTTATCTGGCGATTTGGTGGTGAACACTAACACCGTTGAAGATGTAGCACAAACGATGGATGCAGAGGTTGTTGAGGCCCAGAAAATGTTAAAGCTTGCTGATGCACAGAGGATGAATACGGATTCCAGAAAAGCTAtattttgtgtgatcatgaGTAGTGAGGACTACATTGATGCATTTGAGAAACTTCTTAGATTGGATCTGCCAGGAAAGCAGGACAGAGAGATCATGAGGGTTCTAGTTGAGTGCTGTTTACAGGAGAAAATATTTAACAAGTACTACACAGTTCTTGCTTCAAAGTTGTGTGAGCACGACAAGAATCATAAGTTTACTCTGCAG TATTGCATTTGGGACCATTTTAAAGAACTGGAGTCAATGTCACTCCAGAGATCGATGAATCTGGCGAAATTCGTGACAGAGATTATTGTGTCCTTCAATCTTTCTCTTGCGGTTCTCAAATCGGTGGACTTGGCAAATCCAGTGGAGTTAACTCCAAAAAGAATCATGCACTTTCGAATGTTGTTTGAGGCCATCTTT GAGCAACCCGAGAATCTAGTGTGGAACTTGTTCACGCGCATAGCCTTGAATCCAGACTATGAAGCTCTACGCGATGGAATCAAATTCTTTGTGAAGGAATATGTTGTGAAAAATAACAAGGCAATCTCTGGGAAATTCAGGAAAGCCAAAGAAGCTCTAAACAACTCAGAAGGATTGCTCATGTGA
- the LOC104770115 gene encoding nucleolar MIF4G domain-containing protein 1-like isoform X1, which translates to MGGTRHEKRKEARLQKNQKKHESWLQRQKSQKDKQVSSSVQKTGDVIKSEDFHQTSDSDTEYLESSRPRGNKDDGKSFLDKKEEIRIKKEKKMQKFQRMKDLNRPKKKTKFEEFLEMDTPTVISRDQDAELERRLAKKLKVKKGKLRGLDDGMNDLFEGLPSVFDSMGSELGDSRKKRKKKRSEEEQDLEIDDMQENEDFLEHEGSDFSDEESEEEPQRKRDRKRRKKKKSVDEELENEPMEITDNGESETITPSSLDNVEPSLHEYKPESSSKYVAPHLRSQAKSESEEHTKMRTRIKGLLNKMAESNVETITAELASIYRTAARSVSSQIFCEEVLTMYARGNEQYSVFASFIAGMACLVGMDFSAKLIASLAKSFEDEYQKEDSLTLNGISLLLSYLCILGVCSSDLIYDFLMTLGKRLTKVDASIITTVLDCCGMKIRSDDPLAMKTFIISIQSKANEMKTSSEGQTQMKNMLMEKMLETISAIKNNKLRTKEDSVQNMRVKKWLQKLRVEEVLLRGLTWSKLLDPEKLGQWWLSGDLVVNTNTVEDVAQTMDAEVVEAQKMLKLADAQRMNTDSRKAIFCVIMSSEDYIDAFEKLLRLDLPGKQDREIMRVLVECCLQEKIFNKYYTVLASKLCEHDKNHKFTLQYCIWDHFKELESMSLQRSMNLAKFVTEIIVSFNLSLAVLKSVDLANPVELTPKRIMHFRMLFEAIFEQPENLVWNLFTRIALNPDYEALRDGIKFFVKEYVVKNNKAISGKFRKAKEALNNSEGLLM; encoded by the exons ATGG GGGGCACACGTCATGAAAAGCGTAAAGAGGCTCGTTTGCAGAAGAACCAGAAAAAACATGAATCTTGGCTTCAGCGTCAG AAGTCGCAAAAGGATAAGCAAGTATCATCATCAGTTCAGAAGACTGGTGACGTGATCAAGTCTGAAGATTTTCACCAGACAAGTGATAGTGATACTGAATATTTGGAATCAAGCAGGCCTAGAGGAAACAAAGATGATGGAAAGTCTTTTTTagataagaaagaagagattagaatcaaaaaggagaagaagatgcaaaaatTTCAGAGGATGAAAGATCTGAATagaccaaagaagaagacgaaattTGAAGAGTTTCTTGAAATGGATACACCAACTGTGATATCTCGTGACCAGGATGCTGAACTTGAGAGGAGGCTCGCAAAGAAGCTCAAGGTAAAGAAAGGAAAGCTTAGGGGCTTGGATGATGGGATGAATGATTTGTTCGAAGGGCTTCCATCTGTATTTGATTCTATGGGATCTGAACTTGGTGATTCTCGTAAGAAACGTAAGAAAAAGAGGTCCGAAGAAGAACAGGACCTTGAGATTGATGATATGcaagaaaatgaagattttTTGGAGCATGAAGGATCTGATTTTTCTGATGAGGAAAGCGAAGAAGAGCCTCAAAGAAAAAGAGACCGTAAAcgacgtaagaagaagaagtcagtGGATGAAGAATTAGAAAATGAACCGATGGAAATCACAGATAATGGTGAGTCAGAGACTATTACACCGTCAAGCTTGGACAACGTGGAACCTTCTTTGCATGAGTATAAGCCAGAGAGCAGCAGCAAGTATGTTGCTCCTCATTTGAGATCTCAGGCCAAAAGCGAATCTGAAGAACACACTAAAATGCGTACACGGATAAAAG GTCTTCTTAATAAGATGGCTGAATCCAATGTGGAAACAATAACAGCAGAACTTGCCTCAATCTATCGT ACTGCTGCGAGAAGTGTGTCCTCTCAGATTTTCTGTGAAGAGGTTTTGACAATGTATGCCAGAGGCAATGAACA GTACTCtgtatttgcttcttttatAGCTGGCATGGCGTGTCTAGTTGGAATGGATTTTAGTGCAAAGCTTATTGCATCACTAGCTAAATCTTTCGAG gaTGAATATCAGAAAGAAGACAGTCTCACTTTAAATGGaatttctcttttgctttcttatcTTTGCATATTGGGAGTCTGCTCCAG TGATCTTATCTATGATTTCTTAATGACATTGGGGAAACGACTGACTAAAGTTGATGCTTCCATTATCACAACTGTTTTAGATT GCTGTGGAATGAAAATAAGAAGTGATGATCCTCTTGCTATGAAAACATTTATCATCAGCATCCAGAGCAAGGCAAATGAAATGAAAACCTCCTCAGAAGGCCAGACACAAATGAAAAACATGTTG ATGGAAAAGATGCTTGAAACCATTTCTGCAATAAAGAACAACAAGCTGAGAACCAAAGAGGATTCCGTCCAGAACATGAGGGTAAAGAAGTGGCTTCAGAAG TTGAGAGTGGAGGAAGTATTATTAAGAGGTCTAACATGGAGCAAGCTGCTTGACCCTGAGAAGTTGGGTCAGTGGTGGTTATCTGGCGATTTGGTGGTGAACACTAACACCGTTGAAGATGTAGCACAAACGATGGATGCAGAGGTTGTTGAGGCCCAGAAAATGTTAAAGCTTGCTGATGCACAGAGGATGAATACGGATTCCAGAAAAGCTAtattttgtgtgatcatgaGTAGTGAGGACTACATTGATGCATTTGAGAAACTTCTTAGATTGGATCTGCCAGGAAAGCAGGACAGAGAGATCATGAGGGTTCTAGTTGAGTGCTGTTTACAGGAGAAAATATTTAACAAGTACTACACAGTTCTTGCTTCAAAGTTGTGTGAGCACGACAAGAATCATAAGTTTACTCTGCAG TATTGCATTTGGGACCATTTTAAAGAACTGGAGTCAATGTCACTCCAGAGATCGATGAATCTGGCGAAATTCGTGACAGAGATTATTGTGTCCTTCAATCTTTCTCTTGCGGTTCTCAAATCGGTGGACTTGGCAAATCCAGTGGAGTTAACTCCAAAAAGAATCATGCACTTTCGAATGTTGTTTGAGGCCATCTTTGAGCAACCCGAGAATCTAGTGTGGAACTTGTTCACGCGCATAGCCTTGAATCCAGACTATGAAGCTCTACGCGATGGAATCAAATTCTTTGTGAAGGAATATGTTGTGAAAAATAACAAGGCAATCTCTGGGAAATTCAGGAAAGCCAAAGAAGCTCTAAACAACTCAGAAGGATTGCTCATGTGA
- the LOC104772329 gene encoding probable disease resistance protein RPP1, whose product MKSESINSELVKAIRESRIAVVVLSKNYASSCWCLNELQLIMECRSTLGQTVMTIFYDVDPSDVRNQTGDFGKAFEETCGGKTEEEKQRWRKALTEVAVIAGEHSVSWASEAAMISKIVMDVSNELPSSDFDRLVGIETHVEHMKSMICLESDEVKMVGIWGPAGIGKSTIARALYKQVSCNFQLKFYKENLEETHKLLTLDHIGLQNHLENEIFSGVLDHREMKIPDLQEAQFRLKNQRVLLILDDVCSWELQALENLIQDLRFGSKVIVTNVNLNTFRRNGINQIYKVAFPSSEEAQQIFSYSAFGQSSPPRGYMEHAIEVAKLVAPFPLGLKVLGSALRGKSKEEWLKTPAKLETYLDDKEIEKAIRFAYDGLSEKHKTLFNLLTENISFGVNVKDAIFSLSERDWDVEKGIQTLADMGLISISRERGIIMHCLVRLMSLRLC is encoded by the exons ATGAAGAGCGAGTCTATCAACTCTGAGCTCGTAAAAGCCATTAGGGAATCAAGGATCGCCGTGGTAGTCCTCTCTAAGAATTATGCCTCTTCATGCTGGTGTCTAAACGAGCTGCAGCTAATTATGGAGTGCAGGTCTACTTTAGGACAGACTGTTATGACAATCTTCTACGACGTGGATCCATCTGATGTCAGGAACCAGACAGGAGACTTTGGGAAGGCCTTTGAGGAAACTTGTGGTGGTAAGACAGAGGAAGAAAAGCAGAGATGGAGAAAAGCTTTGACTGAAGTTGCGGTTATTGCTGGAGAACATTCTGTTTCATG GGCTAGTGAAGCGGCTATGATATCGAAAATTGTCATGGATGTTTCAAACGAGTTGCCTTCTTCAGACTTTGATCGGTTAGTTGGGATTGAAACTCATGTAGAACATATGAAATCGATGATATGTTTAGAATCAGATGAGGTTAAGATGGTGGGGATCTGGGGTCCTGCTGGTATTGGCAAAAGCACAATAGCTAGAGCTTTATACAAACAAGTGTCTTGTAACTTCCAGCTCAAGTTTTATAAGGAGAATCTTGAGGAAACGCATAAGCTGCTCACACTTGACCACATTGGCTTGCAAAATCATTTGGAAAACGAGATATTCTCTGGAGTGTTAGATCATCGGGAAATGAAGATACCAGACTTACAAGAGGCGCAGTTTAGGTTAAAGAACCAGAGAGTTCTTCTCATTCTTGATGATGTATGTTCATGGGAGTTACAAGCTTTGGAAAACCTAATTCAGGATCTTAGATTCGGAAGTAAGGTTATTGTGACGAATGTAAACCTAAATACATTTAGGAGGAACGGGATCAATCAGATTTACAAAGTTGCTTTCCCATCAAGCGAAGAGGCTCAACAAATCTTCTCATACTCTGCGTTTGGGCAGAGCTCTCCACCAAGAGGTTACATGGAGCATGCCATTGAAGTAGCGAAGCTTGTTGCTCCTTTTCCACTTGGTCTCAAGGTCTTAGGATCGGCTTTACGTGGGAAGAGCAAAGAGGAGTGGCTAAAGACACCAGCTAAACTAGAAACCTATCTTGACGacaaagagattgagaaagcAATTAGATTTGCGTATGATGGTTTATCCGAGAAACACAAAACTTTGTTTAATCTGTTAACAGAAAATATAAGCTTCGGTGTGAACGTGAAAGACGCCATATTCTCGCTTTCGGAGAGAGACTGGGACGTGGAGAAAGGGATACAAACCCTAGCTGATATGGGTCTCATCTCTATATCTAGGGAAAGAGGAATCATTATGCACTGTTTGGTACGGTTAATGTCTTTAAGGTTATGTTAA
- the LOC104772330 gene encoding disease resistance protein RML1A-like, with amino-acid sequence MKSESTNSELVKAIRESRIAVVILSKNYASSCWCLNELQLIMECRFTLGQTVMTIFYDVDPSDVRNQTGDFGKAFQETCGGKTEEEKQRWRKALTEVAVIAGEHSVSWYNEVISPXHRNPQVYVVDLKRIKN; translated from the coding sequence ATGAAGAGCGAGTCTACCAACTCTGAGCTCGTCAAAGCCATTAGGGAGTCAAGGATCGCAGTCGTAATCCTCTCTAAGAATTATGCCTCTTCATGCTGGTGTCTAAACGAGCTGCAGCTAATCATGGAGTGCAGGTTTACTTTAGGACAAACTGTTATGACAATATTCTACGATGTGGATCCATCTGATGTCAGGAACCAGACAGGAGATTTCGGTAAGGCCTTTCAGGAAACTTGTGGTGGGAAGACAGAGGAAGAAAAGCAGAGATGGAGAAAAGCTTTGACTGAAGTTGCGGTTATTGCTGGAGAACATTCTGTTTCATGGTATAATGAAGTTATTTCACCATNTCACAGGAATCCTCAAGTCTATGTCGTTGATCTTAAAAGAATCAAGAACTGA